A stretch of the Sulfurihydrogenibium subterraneum DSM 15120 genome encodes the following:
- the pelF gene encoding GT4 family glycosyltransferase PelF, translating into MSVIIDKEKKIDILLIAEGTYPYIRGGVSTWIHDLINGLSDFNFGVIFLGSRPEDYGDIKYKLPDNLVYLSVDYLFEFKESVISEGIKAKKEIFSYIEFLHKWFKEFHNTELEFPDKLKSLSFYTEEITKEIFLYSKESWDFIINMYANYAVETPFVDYFWTIRNIHAPIFVVSGLAKKIPNFEIVHSPSTGYAGFLASLLSYDRKKPFILTEHGIYTRERKIDLLNTDWLVDKRLFFQKDIGELDHIRNLWIRFFESIGKFIYKASSVIISLFSTAREIQILYGADPDKCIVIPNGVDVEGYSKPLRQRPEYIPKVITLLGRVVPIKDIKTFIKAMRIVSNKIPDVEGWIVGPTDEDPDYYNECLNLVETFKLKNNVKFLGFQNPKDIFPKTGILTLTSISEGMPLVVLEGFAAGVPCVATDVGSCRQLIYGGLNEEDIKIGKAGKVVPIANPEKLAEAYIKLLEDENLWKSCQEAAIKRVNTFYTKSQFLNNYRKIYTDMRSKWQG; encoded by the coding sequence ATGTCGGTTATAATTGATAAGGAGAAAAAAATAGATATATTATTGATAGCTGAAGGTACTTATCCTTATATTCGTGGTGGAGTATCTACGTGGATACACGATTTAATAAATGGCCTTTCAGATTTTAATTTTGGTGTAATATTTTTAGGTAGTAGACCAGAAGATTATGGAGATATAAAATACAAACTTCCAGATAATCTTGTATATTTGTCTGTAGATTATCTTTTTGAATTTAAAGAATCTGTTATTTCCGAAGGGATAAAAGCTAAAAAAGAAATTTTTTCATACATTGAATTTCTTCATAAATGGTTTAAAGAATTTCATAACACAGAATTGGAATTTCCAGATAAATTAAAATCTTTGTCCTTTTATACAGAAGAGATAACGAAGGAAATATTTTTATATAGTAAGGAATCTTGGGATTTTATTATAAATATGTATGCTAATTATGCAGTAGAAACCCCATTTGTAGATTATTTTTGGACTATAAGAAATATTCATGCACCTATTTTTGTTGTGTCTGGTCTAGCAAAAAAAATCCCTAATTTTGAGATAGTACATAGTCCATCAACCGGATATGCAGGATTTTTAGCATCTTTACTCTCTTACGATAGAAAAAAACCATTTATATTAACAGAGCATGGAATCTATACAAGAGAAAGAAAAATAGATTTGTTAAATACTGATTGGCTTGTAGACAAAAGATTATTTTTCCAGAAGGATATAGGAGAACTTGATCACATAAGGAATCTTTGGATAAGATTTTTTGAAAGTATTGGAAAATTTATCTACAAAGCAAGTAGTGTAATAATTTCTCTTTTTTCCACAGCAAGAGAAATTCAAATATTATACGGAGCTGACCCTGATAAATGTATAGTTATCCCAAATGGAGTTGATGTAGAAGGATATTCAAAACCTTTACGACAAAGACCTGAATATATTCCAAAAGTAATTACTCTTTTAGGTAGGGTTGTTCCGATAAAGGATATTAAGACATTTATTAAAGCTATGAGAATTGTAAGTAATAAGATTCCTGATGTAGAGGGGTGGATAGTAGGTCCTACTGATGAAGACCCTGACTATTACAATGAGTGTTTAAATCTTGTGGAAACTTTTAAGTTAAAAAATAACGTAAAATTTCTTGGATTTCAAAATCCAAAAGATATATTTCCTAAAACAGGAATACTTACGCTTACATCTATAAGTGAAGGTATGCCTCTGGTTGTGTTAGAAGGTTTTGCAGCTGGAGTCCCGTGTGTCGCAACAGACGTTGGATCTTGCCGTCAACTTATATATGGTGGCTTAAATGAAGAAGATATAAAAATAGGAAAAGCTGGAAAGGTTGTTCCTATAGCTAATCCTGAAAAATTAGCAGAAGCTTACATAAAACTATTGGAAGATGAAAATCTATGGAAATCTTGTCAAGAAGCTGCAATAAAGCGTGTAAATACTTTTTATACTAAAAGCCAGTTTCTTAATAATTATAGAAAGATTTATACGGATATGAGGAGCAAATGGCAGGGATAA
- the pelG gene encoding exopolysaccharide Pel transporter PelG has protein sequence MAGISFELRKVLRERTLGSIAKAFGYSTFLSAGPYLISITTLILSYYLLSPFVSDKRVIIQFQVIITYLVAFSLILTGFSQLMITRFIADRIFEKKYNLVLPNLLGNMILNMAIGFIISLLFGLIFFKEQGSLFIILYSFNYTIFCGLWIVNVVLSSLKSYKFIVLSFALGYLTFLVLSLLFVKFGLNGLLLSFFLGQSLLFYMLIGYMIKNHDSDSILRFDFFDKDKIYISLIFSGFFYNIGVWVDKFVFWFTPFTSVEILGPIRSSLVYDIPMFLAYISIAPGMAIFFLKLEMEFAEYYDRYYKAVREGATLPKIYEYGDEMILSARNVVLDTMRIQGIAFVIFLLFDEFLLKLFNISLLYIPLLHILMLGTYLQLIFMSILAILNYFDRRIEAMVSSLIFAITNFIFSLITIYLGPYYYGYGFIFSLLVSNVVAIILLRRFLDEVHYRTFMFV, from the coding sequence ATGGCAGGGATAAGCTTTGAATTAAGAAAGGTTTTAAGAGAAAGGACTTTAGGTTCTATAGCAAAGGCTTTTGGATATTCTACATTTTTAAGTGCTGGTCCATATTTAATATCTATCACAACTTTAATTTTATCTTACTATTTACTTAGTCCTTTTGTTAGCGATAAGAGAGTAATTATACAGTTTCAAGTTATTATTACTTATCTTGTAGCTTTTAGTTTAATATTAACTGGCTTTTCCCAACTAATGATTACAAGATTTATAGCAGACAGAATTTTTGAAAAAAAATATAATTTAGTTCTTCCGAACCTATTAGGTAATATGATTTTAAATATGGCAATAGGGTTTATTATCTCTCTTTTATTTGGGTTAATATTTTTTAAGGAACAGGGCTCTCTTTTTATAATTTTGTATTCGTTTAATTATACAATATTTTGTGGTTTGTGGATTGTAAATGTTGTATTAAGTAGTTTAAAAAGTTATAAATTCATAGTTTTATCTTTTGCATTGGGATATTTAACTTTTTTAGTACTTTCTCTACTTTTTGTAAAGTTTGGTTTAAATGGATTATTGCTTTCTTTCTTTTTAGGACAATCTTTACTTTTCTATATGTTGATAGGTTATATGATAAAAAATCATGATTCAGACAGTATACTTAGATTTGATTTTTTTGATAAAGATAAAATTTATATATCATTAATATTCTCAGGATTTTTCTATAACATTGGTGTATGGGTTGATAAGTTTGTGTTCTGGTTTACACCTTTTACAAGTGTTGAAATTTTAGGGCCTATAAGATCTTCTTTAGTTTATGATATTCCTATGTTTTTAGCTTATATATCCATAGCTCCCGGTATGGCAATATTTTTCTTAAAATTAGAAATGGAATTCGCCGAGTATTACGATAGATATTATAAAGCTGTTAGAGAAGGAGCTACATTACCTAAAATATACGAATACGGAGATGAGATGATTCTCTCCGCCAGAAACGTCGTATTAGATACAATGAGGATTCAGGGAATAGCCTTTGTAATATTTTTACTGTTTGATGAATTTTTGCTCAAATTATTTAACATTTCCCTGCTTTATATTCCCTTATTACACATACTTATGCTTGGTACATATCTTCAACTTATATTTATGTCTATTTTAGCAATTTTAAACTATTTTGATAGGAGAATAGAAGCAATGGTTTCTTCACTTATATTTGCAATTACAAACTTTATTTTTTCATTAATTACGATATATTTAGGACCTTATTACTACGGATACGGTTTTATTTTTTCCTTATTGGTTAGTAATGTTGTTGCTATTATTTTGCTCAGGAGGTTCTTAGATGAGGTTCATTATAGGACTTTTATGTTTGTTTAA
- a CDS encoding bifunctional glycoside hydrolase 114/ polysaccharide deacetylase family protein, translating into MRFIIGLLCLFNIFMGIFSKSFAKDIAIGFIYRQPPEEAFYLYDWLVVDPDNFSWEKFDEKFYIKNKKAKLIAYISLGEIEPYRSYYKDIKKEWILGENKAWKTYIADIRNKEYQRFLLRKVIKNLDRFDGIFFDTLDSYQHVLNPQEFKSYEDAMADFLKEVRKRYPDKIILVNRGFEIADKVVGVVDGYVTESLFYGIDVKSMKYKKMSQEDTQWLLNKLNQIKNLGFKVIVIDYVDPKNKKLAKEVAKEIYQLGFIPYVADKNLQTLGTSIYQLIPRKVLMFYDSKENDVAYSAIHRLYQVYVEYLGYVPVLYDIQKGLPDRFLVDEYAGVLIRLSKVENEKQFIDWVKKQIDDGLKVFFLDFFPVSEDLLSSLGINYYGMKSPFNKAEVLERKYNYFEIEPELESIPLVSIENANPVLTIKYNNKTFIPFAITTWGGYALEGSFLRLIGDDALFIFDPVKVFRDIFNPDFPALDITTENGRRILTAHIDGDAFFGVADFDPSKTTGEIIRDKIIKKYNIPHTVSIIEGEVSREGLYPEKSKHLEEVARSIFQLDNVEVASHSFSHPFKWIKIEKLSQNHEYVEVYNLQIKGYTFSLEREIIGSVKYINENLAPKDKKVKVFLWTGDCVPSEEALKTTYKLKIYNTNGGDTTIDAKNPFFSFIGPMGLNRDEFFQIYAPIQNENIYTNLWRDYFGYVNVVSTYKLIDKPYRFKPIAIYYHFYSGQKLLSLKALDEVYQYALSQEVNPMFLSEYDQRVLEFRNTAVCKDVRDDSIVIRGEGNLKTVRIDKDVKVDVFNSKGVVGFKNINASTYIHLDNSADYKLSFSNTLPNFYLIDSNGQIAEFKVEENKIKIHLKSYIPLEFKIFNRNCKVSIQPKGYSQKFGDKHIYEYRFTKEKEAYVEAYCN; encoded by the coding sequence ATGAGGTTCATTATAGGACTTTTATGTTTGTTTAATATATTTATGGGGATTTTTTCAAAATCTTTTGCTAAAGATATTGCAATTGGTTTTATTTACAGACAACCACCAGAGGAAGCCTTTTACCTTTATGATTGGCTTGTTGTAGACCCAGATAATTTTTCTTGGGAGAAGTTTGATGAAAAATTCTACATTAAAAATAAAAAAGCTAAACTAATAGCTTATATATCCCTTGGAGAGATAGAGCCTTATAGAAGTTATTACAAAGATATTAAAAAAGAGTGGATTTTAGGAGAAAATAAAGCTTGGAAAACTTACATTGCAGATATAAGGAATAAAGAATATCAAAGATTTTTATTGAGAAAAGTGATAAAAAATCTTGATAGGTTTGATGGAATATTTTTTGATACACTTGATAGCTATCAGCACGTTTTAAATCCACAGGAGTTTAAATCTTACGAAGATGCCATGGCAGATTTTCTAAAAGAAGTAAGAAAAAGATACCCAGACAAAATTATTTTAGTAAATAGAGGTTTTGAAATAGCTGATAAAGTTGTAGGAGTTGTAGATGGATATGTTACAGAGAGCCTTTTCTATGGAATTGATGTAAAAAGTATGAAGTATAAAAAAATGAGTCAGGAAGATACTCAGTGGCTTTTAAACAAGTTGAATCAAATTAAAAATTTAGGTTTTAAAGTTATAGTCATCGATTATGTAGACCCTAAAAATAAAAAATTGGCAAAAGAAGTAGCAAAAGAAATATATCAGCTTGGATTTATACCTTATGTAGCAGACAAAAATTTACAAACATTAGGCACAAGTATTTATCAATTAATACCAAGAAAAGTTCTTATGTTCTATGATTCCAAAGAAAATGATGTAGCATATTCAGCGATTCATAGATTATATCAGGTATATGTTGAGTATTTAGGATACGTTCCCGTGTTATACGACATTCAAAAAGGATTACCTGACAGATTTTTAGTTGACGAGTATGCAGGGGTTTTAATAAGATTATCAAAAGTAGAAAACGAAAAACAGTTTATCGATTGGGTAAAAAAACAAATTGATGACGGATTAAAAGTTTTTTTTCTTGATTTTTTCCCTGTATCTGAAGACTTATTAAGCTCTTTAGGAATAAATTATTATGGAATGAAATCACCATTTAATAAAGCAGAAGTTTTAGAAAGAAAATACAATTACTTTGAAATTGAGCCTGAATTAGAAAGTATTCCCTTAGTCAGTATAGAAAACGCAAACCCAGTACTGACTATAAAATACAATAATAAAACTTTTATCCCTTTTGCAATTACAACTTGGGGAGGTTATGCTTTAGAAGGAAGTTTCTTAAGGCTTATTGGTGATGATGCTTTATTTATTTTTGACCCTGTAAAAGTTTTTAGAGACATTTTTAATCCAGATTTTCCAGCTTTGGACATTACGACGGAAAATGGAAGAAGAATACTTACAGCCCACATTGATGGAGACGCTTTTTTTGGAGTGGCAGATTTTGACCCTTCCAAAACAACAGGAGAAATCATAAGAGATAAAATTATAAAAAAGTATAATATTCCACACACTGTATCAATTATAGAAGGAGAAGTATCTCGAGAAGGCCTTTATCCTGAAAAGAGTAAGCATTTAGAAGAAGTAGCAAGGTCTATATTCCAGCTAGATAATGTAGAAGTAGCAAGTCATTCTTTTTCCCACCCTTTTAAATGGATAAAAATAGAAAAGTTATCGCAAAACCATGAATATGTAGAAGTTTATAATTTACAAATAAAAGGTTATACATTCTCATTAGAAAGAGAAATTATTGGTTCTGTTAAATATATTAACGAAAATTTAGCTCCGAAAGATAAAAAAGTAAAAGTTTTTTTATGGACAGGTGATTGCGTTCCAAGTGAAGAAGCTCTTAAAACAACATATAAACTAAAAATATACAACACTAACGGTGGTGATACTACTATAGATGCCAAAAATCCATTTTTTAGTTTTATAGGACCAATGGGATTAAACAGAGATGAATTTTTTCAAATCTATGCACCAATTCAAAATGAAAATATTTATACAAACTTATGGAGAGACTACTTTGGTTATGTAAACGTTGTAAGCACATACAAACTTATAGATAAACCTTACAGATTTAAACCTATCGCCATATACTATCACTTTTACTCTGGGCAAAAACTTTTATCTTTGAAGGCTTTAGATGAAGTATACCAATATGCTTTATCTCAAGAAGTTAATCCTATGTTTTTATCCGAGTATGACCAAAGAGTTTTAGAATTTAGAAATACTGCTGTCTGTAAAGATGTTAGAGATGATTCTATTGTTATAAGGGGAGAAGGCAATCTTAAAACAGTTAGAATAGATAAAGATGTTAAAGTAGATGTATTTAATAGTAAAGGTGTAGTTGGTTTTAAAAATATCAACGCTAGTACTTACATTCATTTAGATAATTCAGCTGATTACAAATTAAGTTTTAGCAATACACTACCAAATTTTTACTTGATAGATTCTAACGGTCAGATAGCAGAGTTTAAAGTAGAAGAAAATAAAATTAAAATTCATCTAAAAAGTTATATTCCTTTAGAATTTAAGATTTTTAACCGAAATTGTAAAGTAAGTATACAGCCAAAAGGTTATTCTCAAAAATTCGGAGATAAGCACATATATGAATATAGATTTACAAAAGAAAAAGAAGCCTATGTGGAAGCCTACTGCAACTAA